A stretch of the Aegilops tauschii subsp. strangulata cultivar AL8/78 chromosome 4, Aet v6.0, whole genome shotgun sequence genome encodes the following:
- the LOC109774354 gene encoding germin-like protein 9-3, with the protein MASMKYYYLVLVLVALASAPLATVAGDPDILTDFVIPNMYGIAPMNITGDFFTYTGFRVTNETMPWPRRSLIAIKANMEAFPALNGQSVSYTKLVFPSECVNPPHTHPRAAELLVVLNGALSVGFVDTTGKLYTQDLSAGDMFVFPKGLVHYQYNLGQSPAIALSAFGSAAPGTVNVPASVFGTGIDNVVLTKSFKTDFWTVQKLKAALTPPPKK; encoded by the coding sequence ATGGCCTCCATGAAATACTATTACTTGGTATTGGTGCTGGTTGCACTGGCCTCAGCGCCGCTGGCCACCGTGGCCGGCGACCCAGACATCCTCACCGACTTCGTCATCCCAAACATGTATGGGATAGCGCCGATGAACATCACCGGCGACTTCTTCACCTACACCGGCTTTCGTGTCACGAACGAGACCATGCCATGGCCTCGGCGGAGCCTCATTGCGATTAAGGCCAACATGGAAGCGTTTCCGGCGCTCAACGGGCAGAGTGTGTCCTACACCAAGCTCGTGTTCCCCTCCGAATGCGTCAACCCACCGCACACCCATCCGCGCGCCGCCGAGCTGCTAGTTGTCCTCAACGGTGCACTCTCCGTCGGGTTTGTCGACACCACTGGCAAGCTCTACACACAAGACCTCTCAGCCGGCGACATGTTCGTGTTCCCCAAGGGCCTAGTACACTACCAGTACAACCTGGGGCAAAGTCCCGCCATCGCGCTATCGGCCTTCGGCAGCGCCGCCCCGGGCACTGTGAATGTGCCTGCCTCCGTGTTCGGTACCGGCATTGACAACGTCGTGCTCACCAAGTCGTTCAAGACTGACTTTTGGACGGTGCAGAAGCTCAAGGCAGCACTCACTCCACCGCCCAAGAAGTGA
- the LOC109774341 gene encoding germin-like protein 9-3, whose amino-acid sequence MASMNLYSLALVVVALVSAPMAAVAGDPDILTDFIPPTSMIGMPMNITGDYFTYTAFGPVPLPLPTFSLTKASMAEFPALNGQSVSYARLVFPPGTVNPTHTHPRASELLLVLDGALSVGFVDTAGKLYTKDLVTGDMFIFPKGLVHYQYNQGTTIAVALSAFGSANAGTVSVPVTVFGTGVDDAVLAKSFKTDVPTIQKLKAALTPPKK is encoded by the coding sequence ATGGCGTCCATGAACCTGTACTCCTTGGCGCTGGTGGTGGTTGCCCTGGTGTCGGCGCCGATGGCCGCCGTGGCTGGTGACCCGGacatcctcaccgacttcatccCGCCAACATCGATGATCGGCATGCCCATGAACATCACCGGCGACTACTTCACCTACACCGCTTTCGGTCCCGTGCCATTGCCGCTGCCGACCTTCTCGCTGACCAAGGCCTCCATGGCGGAGTTCCCCGCGCTCAACGGGCAGAGTGTGTCGTACGCCAGGCTCGTGTTCCCGCCGGGCACCGTGAACCCGACCCACACCCACCCGCGCGCCTCCGAGCTGCTGCTCGTCCTCGACGGTGCCCTCTCCGTCGGCTTCGTCGACACCGCCGGCAAGCTCTACACCAAGGACCTCGTCACCGGCGACATGTTCATCTTCCCCAAGGGCCTCGTGCACTACCAGTACAACCAGGGGACAACGATCGCCGTGGCGCTCTCGGCATTCGGCAGCGCCAACGCCGGCACCGTGTCCGTTCCTGTCACCGTGTTCGGCACCGGTGTTGATGACGCCGTGCTCGCCAAGTCGTTCAAGACCGACGTGCCCACCATCCAGAAGCTCAAGGCGGCGCTCACCCCACCCAAGAAATAA
- the LOC109774355 gene encoding germin-like protein 9-3: MASINSYSLVLVVVALVTAPHAMVAGDPDILTDFVVPDNFYGIAPMNITGDFFTYTGFRATMNMTMPMPMPGVQNFTVTKASMTEFPALNGQSVSYAMLKFPSESINPPHTHPRAAELLLVLHGALSVGFVDTAGKLYTQDLAAGDMFIFPKGLVHYQSNPGQSPAVALSAFGSAAAGTVSVPVTVFGTGVDDAVLAKSFKTDLPTVQKLKAALTPPPKK, from the coding sequence ATGGCGTCCATCAACTCCTACTCCTTGGTGCTGGTGGTGGTTGCATTGGTCACGGCACCACATGCCATGGTGGCCGGCGACCCGGACATCCTCACCGACTTTGTCGTCCCTGACAACTTCTATGGGATAGCACCGATGAACATCACCGGCGACTTCTTCACCTACACCGGCTTTCGCGCCACCATGAACATGACCATGCCGATGCCGATGCCAGGGGTGCAGAACTTCACTGTGACCAAGGCCAGCATGACCGAGTTCCCGGCACTCAACGGGCAGAGTGTGTCCTACGCCATGCTCAAGTTCCCCTCCGAATCCATCAACCCACCCCATACCCACCCTCGTGCAGCAGAGCTACTGCTCGTCCTTCACGGTGCGCTCTCCGTTGGCTTCGTCGACACGGCTGGCAAACTCTACACTCAGGACCTAGCCGCCGGCGACATGTTCATATTCCCCAAGGGTCTGGTGCACTATCAGTCCAACCCAGGGCAAAGTCCAGCAGTTGCACTCTCGGCCTTCGGTAGCGCCGCCGCGGGCACCGTGTCTGTTCCAGTTACCGTGTTTGGTACTGGCGTCGATGATGCGGTGCTCGCCAAGTCCTTCAAGACTGACCTTCCCACCGTGCAAAAGCTCAAGGCGGCACTTACTCCGCCACCGAAGAAATGA
- the LOC109774321 gene encoding small ribosomal subunit protein eS25y — translation MAPKKEKAPAASSKPAKSGGGKQKKKKWSKGKQKEKVNNAVLFDQATYDKLLTEVPKYKQITPSVLSERLRINGSLARRAIKDLMERGLIRMVSIHSSQQIFTRATNT, via the exons ATG GCACCGAAGAAGGAGAAGGCGCCGGCGGCGTCGTCGAAGCCGGCCAAGTCGGGCGGCgggaagcagaagaagaagaagtggaGCAAGGGCAAGCAAAAGGAGAAGGTGAACAACGCGGTGCTCTTCGACCAGGCCACCTACGACAAGCTGCTCACCGAGGTGCCCAAGTACAAGCAGATCACGCCCTCCGTCCTCTCCGAGCGACTCAGG ATCAACGGGTCGCTGGCTCGCAGGGCCATCAAGGACCTGATGGAGAGGGGGCTCATCAGGATGGTGTCGATCCACTCCAGCCAGCAGATCTTCACCAGGGCCACAAACACCTGA
- the LOC109774339 gene encoding germin-like protein 9-3 — MVLVAIALVSAPLAAVAGDPDILTDFVVPTSLIGIPINITGDYFTYTSFRPVPLPTATFTLSKASMAEFPALNGQSVSYAKLRFPPGTVNPTHTHPRAAELLFLLEGTLSVGFIDTAGKLYTKDLVAGNMFVFPKGLVHYQSNQGSRPAMALSAFGSAAAGTVSVPVTVFGTEVDDVVLAKSFKTDVPTVQKLKAALTPPPKK; from the coding sequence ATGGTGCTGGTGGCCATTGCCCTGGTGTCAGCACCGCTGGCCGCTGTGGCCGGCGACCCGGACATCCTCACTGATTTCGTCGTGCCCACATCGCTGATCGGCATTCCCATCAACATCACCGGCGACTACTTCACCTACACCAGCTTCCGCCCCGTGCCACTGCCGACGGCGACCTTCACGCTGTCCAAGGCCTCCATGGCAGAATTCCCGGCTCTCAACGGGCAGAGCGTCTCGTACGCCAAGCTCAGGTTCCCGCCGGGCACCGTGAACCCGACGCACACCCACCCCCGGGCTGCCGAGCTGCTCTTCCTCCTCGAGGGCACGCTCTCTGTTGGCTTCATTGACACCGCCGGCAAGCTCTACACCAAGGACCTTGTCGCTGGCAACATGTTTGTGTTCCCCAAGGGCCTGGTGCACTACCAGTCCAACCAGGGGTCTCGGCCCGCGATGGCGCTCTCCGCGTTCGGCAGCGCCGCCGCGGGGACCGTGTCCGTGCCCGTCACCGTGTTCGGCACCGAAGTGGACGATGTTGTGCTCGCCAAGTCATTCAAGACTGACGTGCCCACTGTGCAGAAGCTCAAGGCGGCGCTCACTCCGCCACCCAAGAAATAA
- the LOC109774338 gene encoding germin-like protein 9-1 translates to MVSSCLALVVLLAVPFLALAGDPDILTDFILPPGTNASLLNSTFFTYTGLFAGNSADPAKFTVTKATATEFPALLGQSVSYAALIFGPGTVNPPHVHPRASELLYVVQGPLLVGLIDETKGELYAQTLHTGDMFVFPKGMVHFQFNGGDHVARAFSAFGSASPGTVSLPTVLFESGIPDAVLEKSLHVDQTTVDALEQDLAPLAPAPSPNTPPTPKNGGVARAPACFALLAGFAATLLL, encoded by the exons ATGGTGTCGTCGTGTCTTGCCCTCGTCGTCCTCCTTGCTGTGCCCTTTCTTGCCCTCGCCGGCGACCCGGACATCCTCACAGACTTCATCCTGCCGCCCGGCACCAATGCGTCGCTCCTCAACAGCACGTTCTTCACCTACACGGGCCTCTTCGCTGGCAACTCCGCCGACCCAGCCAAGTTCACGGTGACAAAGGCCACCGCCACCGAGTTCCCGGCGCTGCTCGGCCAGTCCGTCTCCTATGCTGCCCTCATCTTTGGCCCAGGCACCGTCAACCCGCCGCACGTCCACCCAAG GGCGTCGGAGTTGCTTTATGTGGTGCAGGGCCCGCTGCTGGTGGGCCTCATCGACGAGACGAAAGGTGAGCTGTACGCGCAGACGCTGCATACGGGTGACATGTTCGTGTTCCCCAAGGGCATGGTGCACTTCCAGTTCAACGGTGGCGACCACGTGGCACGTGCCTTCTCAGCCTTCGGCAGTGCCAGCCCCGGCACCGTCTCGCTCCCGACTGTCCTCTTTGAGTCCGGCATCCCTGACGCCGTCCTCGAGAAGTCGCTTCACGTCGATCAGACCACCGTGGATGCGCTCGAGCAGGACCTGGCGCCGCTTGCTCCTGCTCCCTCTCCAAATACACCGCCAACGCCTAAGAATGGTGGTGTGGCACGCGCACCAGCGTGCTTCGCGCTGCTGGCTGGCTTCGCAGCAACATTGTTGCTGTGA